In Amyelois transitella isolate CPQ chromosome 5, ilAmyTran1.1, whole genome shotgun sequence, one DNA window encodes the following:
- the LOC106140478 gene encoding uncharacterized protein LOC106140478, translating into MEPLEKVAENVAALRQEISELKTSVAESRSEVKACNERVTKVEIHLERIDMDIHERDQWSRMNNVEVKGVPQGKNENLFNIMKTLGDKINYKIDKSYFNFYTRVQSMDPKNPKPIIACFHSRYVKEDFIAAARLYMKSSPLASSDLGLAGNSRIFVNDHLTARNKDLLAKAKKAAREMDFKYIWVKHTKIFLRKTDTSPILNIKSEKDLLKIV; encoded by the coding sequence ATGGAGCCCTTGGAGAAGGTGGCTGAGAATGTGGCAGCCTTGAGGCAAGAAATCTCTGAGCTGAAGACATCAGTTGCTGAATCCAGAAGTGAAGTAAAAGCTTGCAATGAGAGGGTTACGAAAGTTGAAATCCACCTGGAGAGGATAGACATGGATATCCACGAGCGTGATCAGTGGTCCCGCATGAATAACGTTGAGGTAAAAGGAGTACCGCAAGGTAAAAATGAAAACCTCTTCAATATCATGAAGACTTTGGGGGATAAGATTAATTACAAGAtagataaaagttattttaacttttatactCGAGTCCAGTCTATGGATCCAAAAAATCCTAAGCCCATCATTGCGTGCTTCCATAGTAGGTACGTCAAAGAGGATTTTATAGCTGCAGCAAGGTTATACATGAAGAGTTCACCTTTGGCGTCATCGGACTTGGGACTCGCCGGAAACTCGAGGATATTCGTGAACGATCACCTGACGGCTCGAAACAAGGATCTTTTAGCAAAAGCCAAAAAGGCGGCCCGGGAAATGGACTTCAAGTATATATGGGTGaagcatacaaaaatattcttgCGGAAAACCGATACCTCACctatattaaacataaaatcggAAAAGGATCTTCTCAAAATTGTTTAG